In Misgurnus anguillicaudatus chromosome 5, ASM2758022v2, whole genome shotgun sequence, a genomic segment contains:
- the lhx2b gene encoding LIM/homeobox protein Lhx2b isoform X4, producing MPSISGDRVALCAGCGGKISDRYYLLAVDKQWHMRCLKCCECKLNLESELTCFSKDGSIYCKEDYYRRFSVQRCARCHLGISASEMVMRARDLVYHLNCFTCTTCNKMLTTGDHFGMKDSLVYCRLHFETLIQGDFPTHFNHTDVTPNKGLGSTGPLGLSYYNGVNTVQKGRPRKRKSPGPGADLAAYNAALSCNENDGDPMDRDSQYSTNQKTKRMRTSFKHHQLRTMKSYFAINHNPDAKDLKQLAQKTGLTKRVLQVWFQNARAKFRRNLLRQENTGVDKASDGSTLPGGTPSGPASEISNASMSPSSTPTTLTDLTNPTMPTVTSVLTSVPGSLDVHECRSPSQSTLTSLF from the exons ATGCCCTCCATCAGCGGGGATCGGGTGGCTTTGTGTGCGGGCTGTGGAGGAAAGATCTCGGATCGCTATTACCTGCTCGCCGTGGATAAACAGTGGCACATGCGCTGTCTGAAGTGCTGTGAGTGTAAACTAAACCTGGAGTCTGAGCTCACCTGCTTCAGCAAAGATGGAAGCATCTACTGCAAAGAGGATTATTACAG AAGGTTTTCGGTGCAGAGATGTGCCCGGTGCCACCTCGGGATCTCGGCCTCGGAAATGGTCATGAGGGCCAGGGATTTGGTGTACCACTTGAACTGTTTCACCTGCACGACGTGCAACAAAATGCTGACGACTGGGGACCACTTCGGCATGAAAGACAGTCTAGTGTACTGCAGGCTACACTTTGAAACGCTCATCCAGGGAGACTTCCCCACGCATTTCAATCACACGGATGTAACGCCTAATAAAGGACTGGGCAGCACGGGACCTCTAGGACTTTCTTATTATAACGGCGTGAACACGGTACAGAAGGGCCGACCGAGAAAGAGAAAGAGCCCGGGGCCCGGAGCAGACTTAGCGGCGTACAACGCAG CTTTGAGCTGCAATGAGAATGATGGAGATCCAATGGACAGAGACTCTCAATACAGCACCAACCAGAAGACCAAACGCATGAGAACCTCTTTTAAACACCATCAGCTAAGGACCATGAAGTCTTATTTCGCCATAAATCACAATCCTGATGCCAAGGACCTGAAGCAGTTGGCCCAGAAAACAGGACTAACCAAGCGTGTGCTACAG GTCTGGTTCCAGAACGCTCGGGCCAAGTTCAGAAGGAACCTTCTCCGTCAGGAGAACACAGGTGTGGACAAGGCCTCGGACGGGTCGACCCTGCCTGGAGGAACACCCTCTGGACCTGCCTCAGAGATTTCCAATGCCTCCATGAGTCCGTCAAGTACCCCCACCACCCTTACAGACCTTACGAACCCAACCATGCCAACCGTCACATCTGTACTGACCTCTGTGCCAGGCAGCCTGGACGTTCACGAATGCCGAAGTCCCTCGCAAAGCACGTTGACCAGCCTTTTCTGA
- the lhx2b gene encoding LIM/homeobox protein Lhx2b isoform X3: protein MLFHGLPGGEMHGVMEEMERRGKSDSATISSAIDMGETETNMPSISGDRVALCAGCGGKISDRYYLLAVDKQWHMRCLKCCECKLNLESELTCFSKDGSIYCKEDYYRRFSVQRCARCHLGISASEMVMRARDLVYHLNCFTCTTCNKMLTTGDHFGMKDSLVYCRLHFETLIQGDFPTHFNHTDVTPNKGLGSTGPLGLSYYNGVNTVQKGRPRKRKSPGPGADLAAYNAALSCNENDGDPMDRDSQYSTNQKTKRMRTSFKHHQLRTMKSYFAINHNPDAKDLKQLAQKTGLTKRVLQVWFQNARAKFRRNLLRQENTGVDKASDGSTLPGGTPSGPASEISNASMSPSSTPTTLTDLTNPTMPTVTSVLTSVPGSLDVHECRSPSQSTLTSLF, encoded by the exons ATGCTTTTCCACGGTTTGCCTGGAGGCGAGATGCATGGTGTTATGGAAGAAATGGAGCGAAGAGGAAAGAGCGATTCGGCGACTATCAGCTCGGCCATAGATATGGGGGAAACAGAGACG AATATGCCCTCCATCAGCGGGGATCGGGTGGCTTTGTGTGCGGGCTGTGGAGGAAAGATCTCGGATCGCTATTACCTGCTCGCCGTGGATAAACAGTGGCACATGCGCTGTCTGAAGTGCTGTGAGTGTAAACTAAACCTGGAGTCTGAGCTCACCTGCTTCAGCAAAGATGGAAGCATCTACTGCAAAGAGGATTATTACAG AAGGTTTTCGGTGCAGAGATGTGCCCGGTGCCACCTCGGGATCTCGGCCTCGGAAATGGTCATGAGGGCCAGGGATTTGGTGTACCACTTGAACTGTTTCACCTGCACGACGTGCAACAAAATGCTGACGACTGGGGACCACTTCGGCATGAAAGACAGTCTAGTGTACTGCAGGCTACACTTTGAAACGCTCATCCAGGGAGACTTCCCCACGCATTTCAATCACACGGATGTAACGCCTAATAAAGGACTGGGCAGCACGGGACCTCTAGGACTTTCTTATTATAACGGCGTGAACACGGTACAGAAGGGCCGACCGAGAAAGAGAAAGAGCCCGGGGCCCGGAGCAGACTTAGCGGCGTACAACGCAG CTTTGAGCTGCAATGAGAATGATGGAGATCCAATGGACAGAGACTCTCAATACAGCACCAACCAGAAGACCAAACGCATGAGAACCTCTTTTAAACACCATCAGCTAAGGACCATGAAGTCTTATTTCGCCATAAATCACAATCCTGATGCCAAGGACCTGAAGCAGTTGGCCCAGAAAACAGGACTAACCAAGCGTGTGCTACAG GTCTGGTTCCAGAACGCTCGGGCCAAGTTCAGAAGGAACCTTCTCCGTCAGGAGAACACAGGTGTGGACAAGGCCTCGGACGGGTCGACCCTGCCTGGAGGAACACCCTCTGGACCTGCCTCAGAGATTTCCAATGCCTCCATGAGTCCGTCAAGTACCCCCACCACCCTTACAGACCTTACGAACCCAACCATGCCAACCGTCACATCTGTACTGACCTCTGTGCCAGGCAGCCTGGACGTTCACGAATGCCGAAGTCCCTCGCAAAGCACGTTGACCAGCCTTTTCTGA
- the lhx2b gene encoding LIM/homeobox protein Lhx2b isoform X1 yields the protein MKERGHMNCTDLEVRLTEILGCRSDGSTCYSVSSAATMLFHGLPGGEMHGVMEEMERRGKSDSATISSAIDMGETETNMPSISGDRVALCAGCGGKISDRYYLLAVDKQWHMRCLKCCECKLNLESELTCFSKDGSIYCKEDYYRRFSVQRCARCHLGISASEMVMRARDLVYHLNCFTCTTCNKMLTTGDHFGMKDSLVYCRLHFETLIQGDFPTHFNHTDVTPNKGLGSTGPLGLSYYNGVNTVQKGRPRKRKSPGPGADLAAYNAALSCNENDGDPMDRDSQYSTNQKTKRMRTSFKHHQLRTMKSYFAINHNPDAKDLKQLAQKTGLTKRVLQVWFQNARAKFRRNLLRQENTGVDKASDGSTLPGGTPSGPASEISNASMSPSSTPTTLTDLTNPTMPTVTSVLTSVPGSLDVHECRSPSQSTLTSLF from the exons ATGAAAGAGAGAGGTCATATGAACTGCACAGACCTAGAAGTGCGTCTCACGGAAATCTTGGGTTGCAGATCTGACGGAAGCACGTGCTATTCGGTCTCATCTGCGGCAACGATGCTTTTCCACGGTTTGCCTGGAGGCGAGATGCATGGTGTTATGGAAGAAATGGAGCGAAGAGGAAAGAGCGATTCGGCGACTATCAGCTCGGCCATAGATATGGGGGAAACAGAGACG AATATGCCCTCCATCAGCGGGGATCGGGTGGCTTTGTGTGCGGGCTGTGGAGGAAAGATCTCGGATCGCTATTACCTGCTCGCCGTGGATAAACAGTGGCACATGCGCTGTCTGAAGTGCTGTGAGTGTAAACTAAACCTGGAGTCTGAGCTCACCTGCTTCAGCAAAGATGGAAGCATCTACTGCAAAGAGGATTATTACAG AAGGTTTTCGGTGCAGAGATGTGCCCGGTGCCACCTCGGGATCTCGGCCTCGGAAATGGTCATGAGGGCCAGGGATTTGGTGTACCACTTGAACTGTTTCACCTGCACGACGTGCAACAAAATGCTGACGACTGGGGACCACTTCGGCATGAAAGACAGTCTAGTGTACTGCAGGCTACACTTTGAAACGCTCATCCAGGGAGACTTCCCCACGCATTTCAATCACACGGATGTAACGCCTAATAAAGGACTGGGCAGCACGGGACCTCTAGGACTTTCTTATTATAACGGCGTGAACACGGTACAGAAGGGCCGACCGAGAAAGAGAAAGAGCCCGGGGCCCGGAGCAGACTTAGCGGCGTACAACGCAG CTTTGAGCTGCAATGAGAATGATGGAGATCCAATGGACAGAGACTCTCAATACAGCACCAACCAGAAGACCAAACGCATGAGAACCTCTTTTAAACACCATCAGCTAAGGACCATGAAGTCTTATTTCGCCATAAATCACAATCCTGATGCCAAGGACCTGAAGCAGTTGGCCCAGAAAACAGGACTAACCAAGCGTGTGCTACAG GTCTGGTTCCAGAACGCTCGGGCCAAGTTCAGAAGGAACCTTCTCCGTCAGGAGAACACAGGTGTGGACAAGGCCTCGGACGGGTCGACCCTGCCTGGAGGAACACCCTCTGGACCTGCCTCAGAGATTTCCAATGCCTCCATGAGTCCGTCAAGTACCCCCACCACCCTTACAGACCTTACGAACCCAACCATGCCAACCGTCACATCTGTACTGACCTCTGTGCCAGGCAGCCTGGACGTTCACGAATGCCGAAGTCCCTCGCAAAGCACGTTGACCAGCCTTTTCTGA
- the lhx2b gene encoding LIM/homeobox protein Lhx2b isoform X2, translating into MKERGHMNCTDLEVRLTEILGCRSDGSTCYSVSSAATMLFHGLPGGEMHGVMEEMERRGKSDSATISSAIDMGETETNMPSISGDRVALCAGCGGKISDRYYLLAVDKQWHMRCLKCCECKLNLESELTCFSKDGSIYCKEDYYRFSVQRCARCHLGISASEMVMRARDLVYHLNCFTCTTCNKMLTTGDHFGMKDSLVYCRLHFETLIQGDFPTHFNHTDVTPNKGLGSTGPLGLSYYNGVNTVQKGRPRKRKSPGPGADLAAYNAALSCNENDGDPMDRDSQYSTNQKTKRMRTSFKHHQLRTMKSYFAINHNPDAKDLKQLAQKTGLTKRVLQVWFQNARAKFRRNLLRQENTGVDKASDGSTLPGGTPSGPASEISNASMSPSSTPTTLTDLTNPTMPTVTSVLTSVPGSLDVHECRSPSQSTLTSLF; encoded by the exons ATGAAAGAGAGAGGTCATATGAACTGCACAGACCTAGAAGTGCGTCTCACGGAAATCTTGGGTTGCAGATCTGACGGAAGCACGTGCTATTCGGTCTCATCTGCGGCAACGATGCTTTTCCACGGTTTGCCTGGAGGCGAGATGCATGGTGTTATGGAAGAAATGGAGCGAAGAGGAAAGAGCGATTCGGCGACTATCAGCTCGGCCATAGATATGGGGGAAACAGAGACG AATATGCCCTCCATCAGCGGGGATCGGGTGGCTTTGTGTGCGGGCTGTGGAGGAAAGATCTCGGATCGCTATTACCTGCTCGCCGTGGATAAACAGTGGCACATGCGCTGTCTGAAGTGCTGTGAGTGTAAACTAAACCTGGAGTCTGAGCTCACCTGCTTCAGCAAAGATGGAAGCATCTACTGCAAAGAGGATTATTACAG GTTTTCGGTGCAGAGATGTGCCCGGTGCCACCTCGGGATCTCGGCCTCGGAAATGGTCATGAGGGCCAGGGATTTGGTGTACCACTTGAACTGTTTCACCTGCACGACGTGCAACAAAATGCTGACGACTGGGGACCACTTCGGCATGAAAGACAGTCTAGTGTACTGCAGGCTACACTTTGAAACGCTCATCCAGGGAGACTTCCCCACGCATTTCAATCACACGGATGTAACGCCTAATAAAGGACTGGGCAGCACGGGACCTCTAGGACTTTCTTATTATAACGGCGTGAACACGGTACAGAAGGGCCGACCGAGAAAGAGAAAGAGCCCGGGGCCCGGAGCAGACTTAGCGGCGTACAACGCAG CTTTGAGCTGCAATGAGAATGATGGAGATCCAATGGACAGAGACTCTCAATACAGCACCAACCAGAAGACCAAACGCATGAGAACCTCTTTTAAACACCATCAGCTAAGGACCATGAAGTCTTATTTCGCCATAAATCACAATCCTGATGCCAAGGACCTGAAGCAGTTGGCCCAGAAAACAGGACTAACCAAGCGTGTGCTACAG GTCTGGTTCCAGAACGCTCGGGCCAAGTTCAGAAGGAACCTTCTCCGTCAGGAGAACACAGGTGTGGACAAGGCCTCGGACGGGTCGACCCTGCCTGGAGGAACACCCTCTGGACCTGCCTCAGAGATTTCCAATGCCTCCATGAGTCCGTCAAGTACCCCCACCACCCTTACAGACCTTACGAACCCAACCATGCCAACCGTCACATCTGTACTGACCTCTGTGCCAGGCAGCCTGGACGTTCACGAATGCCGAAGTCCCTCGCAAAGCACGTTGACCAGCCTTTTCTGA